A part of Pungitius pungitius chromosome 15, fPunPun2.1, whole genome shotgun sequence genomic DNA contains:
- the LOC119203208 gene encoding uncharacterized protein LOC119203208, producing MCDRMMRKGQRKSAALYLAAAVLMTCCLTQTIDCYRLRKKERREESDLTKVSDVQEGRIIFGSVFKKATGVNAPVSGETKKPSNVSSEDDASYQADSPGWSGGDVQHRSSREAAWKRMSPSLLCGGDQLKFRAEGLGASQFAVEKGNEPPIPLSQVPQSCGYGMQKNSLGLILLVPYDGCNMVVEDGRYVLPLRWHGIPVSLLCHKPVASASTTAGSEKPQPHTPWYSPSYPAVPQPTVVPRPEMPQPTVVPRPEMPQPNVVSRPEMPQPNVVPRPEMLQPNVVPRPEKPQPHVMYPQLYPQIPAPHVMYPQLYPQIPPPNVMYPHLYPQIPAPDVMYPQMPPPHVRHPQMVLPHLIYPQMLPEGMPPLTQEDVPLEMPLMPRMHSDQNGSPPKVPHHIGTNCHSKASTQSSTNISFSHAPFLSLVWFASATN from the exons ATGTGTGACAGGATGATGCGTAAAGGACAAAGGAAAAGCGCTGCGCTTTACTTGGCTGCAGCTGTTCTTATGACGTGTTGTTTGACACAAACAATCGACTGCTATCGactgaggaaaaaagaaagacgagAAGAATCTGACTTAACCAAAGTGTCTGATGTCCAAGAGGGAAGAATTATTTTTGGGAGCGTCTTTAAGAAAGCTACTGGCGTTAATGCTCCAGTAAGTGGTGAAACCAAGAAGCCCTCAAACGTTTCATCAGAAGATGACGCTTCTTATCAAGCAGACTCTCCAG GCTGGTCTGGAGGTGACGTTCAGCATCGGAGTTCCAGAGAAGCGGCGTGGAAGCGcatgtctccctctctgctgtgtggGGGGGACCAGTTGAAATTCCGTGCAGAGGGTCTAGGGGCGTCGCAGTTTGCAGTGGAAAAGG GAAATGAACCCCCAATCCCTCTGTCACAAGTCCCTCAATCATGTGGCTACGGCATGCAGAAGAACTCCCTCGGGCTCATCCTGTTGGTTCCTTACGACGGCTGCAACATGGTGGTTGAG gaTGGACGTTATGTGCTCCCGTTGCGTTGGCATGGAATTCCAGTCTCTCTCTTGTGTCATAAACCGGTGGCATCTGCCTCCACAACTGCTGGCTCTGAAAAACCACAACCTCATACACCCTGGTACTCTCCATCATATCCTGCAGTGCCGCAGCCGACTGTGGTCCCTCGCCCCGAGATGCCGCAGCCGACTGTGGTCCCTCGCCCCGAGATGCCGCAGCCGAATGTGGTTTCTCGCCCCGAGATGCCGCAGCCGAATGTGGTCCCTCGCCCCGAGATGCTGCAGCCGAATGTGGTCCCTCGCCCCGAGAAGCCACAGCCCCATGTGATGTACCCCCAGTTATACCCCCAAATACCAGCACCACATGTAATGTACCCCCAGTTATACCCCCAAATACCACCACCCAATGTAATGTACCCCCATTTATACCCCCAAATTCCAGCACCAGATGTAATGTACCCCCAGATGCCACCACCCCATGTGAGGCACCCCCAAATGGTCCTTCCCCATTTAATATACCCCCAGATGCTGCCAGAGGGGATGCCACCGCTGACACAGGAAGATGTGCCCTTGGAGATGCCCCTAATGCCCCGAATGCATAGTGACCAAAATGGATCGCCTCCCAAAGTCCCTCA TCACATCGGCACCAACTGCCACAGCAAAGCCAGCACCCAGAGTTCCAcaaatatttccttttcccATGCACCCTTCCTTTCCCTGGTCTGGTTTGCCTCCGCAACCAACTGA
- the LOC119209784 gene encoding zona pellucida sperm-binding protein 3-like, translated as MDCNFPHWWLTVLLSLSTLAESRFGQTNSPATLSGGRYVQPQLPASQQLLQQQQHGAHPRPVVVNCHPNSMRVVVQADMFGMGLQVDGRHLRLGSDSVSEGSACGAVPSGEAEFTIQASLRACGARLSSTKEKIIYSNVLVYSPEPSAAGLLRLAAATIPVQCHYEKRYAVAALSMHPTWIPLVSSLSAEDHIAFNLLVMTDDWQFQRGSFSFFLGDPIHFEISVFIGNHVSLRVYVDNCVATATPDAQDTLRYDFIENYGCLADTRLTNSSSRFLPRVEDHKLRFQLEAFRFYHESNNQIYITCYLKAVPVGSSVDSQNRACSIIENRWRSVDGNDQACRSCSSYWVDEPTETPKNTISTQALPTKTSPEEKSEQHSANYFRFRPGMLHSQQLEPQPSSTGSKRRERSVQFGPITVLPNFHKTT; from the exons ATGGACTGCAACTTCCCCCATTGGTGGCTTACCGTCCTTCTCTCACTTTCTACACTCGCAGAAAGCCGGTTCGGCCAAACAAACTCACCGGCCACCTTGAGCGGGGGTCGGTACGTGCAGCCGCAGCTGCCCGCGAGccaacagctgctgcagcagcagcagcacggggCGCATCCCCGACCCGTCGTGGTCAACTGCCACCCCAACTCCATGCGGGTTGTGGTGCAGGCCGACATGTTCGGTATGGGCCTCCAGGTGGACGGCAGACATCTGCGCCTCGGGTCGGATTCCGTGAGTGAGGGGAGTGCGTGCGGTGCGGTCCCATCGGGCGAGGCGGAATTTACCATCCAGGCCTCCCTGAGAGCCTGTGGCGCTAGACTCTCT TCGACAAAAGAGAAGATCATCTATTCCAATGTTCTGGTCTACTCCCCTGAACCTTCAGCTGCTGGTTTGCTTAGACTGGCTGCAGCAACTATTCCTGTTCAATGCCATTATGAAAA GCGGTATGCTGTTGCTGCCCTTTCCATGCATCCTACCTGGATTCCATTGGTCTCAAGTCTCTCAGCAGAGGATCATATTGCCTTCAATCTGCTAGTCATGACTG ATGATTGGCAGTTTCAGAGGggatctttttctttcttcctgggGGACCCTATTCATTTTGAGATTTCTGTCTTCATTGGTAATCACGTTTCCCTGCGAGTCTATGTTGACAACTGTGTCGCCACAGCAACTCCAGATGCACAGGATACATTACGATATGACTTTATTGAGAATTATGG ATGCCTTGCTGATACTCGCCTGACAAACTCCAGCTCCCGTTTCCTACCAAGGGTTGAAGATCACAAGCTGAGGTTCCAGCTTGAGGCCTTCAGATTCTACCATGAGTCAAACAATCAA ATCTACATAACCTGCTACCTGAAGGCTGTTCCTGTCGGGTCATCAGTCGATTCTCAAAACAGGGCTTGCTCGATAATTGAGAACAG ATGGCGATCAGTTGATGGCAACGACCAGGCATGTAGAAGCTGCTCTTCTTATTGGGTGGATGAGCCCACAGAAACCCCCAAAAATACAATCAGCACCCAAGCATTGCCCACCAAGACTTCCCCGGAGGAAAAATCTGAACAACACTCTGCCAATTATTTCCGTTTTCGGCCAGGAATGCTCCATAGCCAACAACTCGAACCCCAGCCATCCTCTACTGGATCTAAGAGAAGGG AGCGCAGTGTCCAGTTTGGACCCATTACTGTACTGCCAAACTTTCACAAGACCACCTGA
- the LOC119203052 gene encoding uncharacterized protein LOC119203052, producing the protein MCDRMMRKGQRKSAALYLAAAVLMTCCLTQTIDCYRLRKKERREGREESDLTKVTDVQEGRIIFGSVFKKATGVNVPVSGETKKPSNASSEDDASYQADSPGWSGGDVQHRSSREAAWKRMSPSLLCGGDQLKFSAEGLGASQFAVEKGNEPPIPLSQVPQSCGYGMQKNSLGLILLVPYDGCNMVVEDGRYVLPLRWHGIPVSLLCHKLASASTAAPEKPQPPTPWNSPSYPLVPMPNGQNPQMPPPNGQKPQPPVIYPQIPTPDVMYPQMQPPHVRHPQMVLPHLIYSQMLPEGMPPLTQEDIPQTPLKFGLDMPLMEDDVPLVPLEMPLIPRMPRMHSDQNGLPPKIPQSYFFLPYANYPSVPEPSRAPIATTAEKPEMPKRPLYPPFYHPYYSNFPRPVPVTLAPTATAKPAPRVPQMFPFPMHPSFPWSGLPPQPTEKPTLPATKPQPQYFPFPHSYEYSAPKPETTTTKPQFAYMPFPYQSFPPRMVRPHPATMIKN; encoded by the exons ATGTGTGACAGGATGATGCGTAAAGGACAAAGGAAAAGCGCTGCGCTTTACTTAGCTGCAGCTGTTCTTATGACGTGTTGTTTGACACAAACGATCGACTGCTATCGactgaggaaaaaagaaagacgagAAGGGCGAGAAGAATCTGACTTAACCAAAGTGACTGATGTTCAAGAGGGAAGAATTATTTTTGGGAGCGTCTTTAAGAAAGCTACTGGCGTTAATGTTCCAGTAAGTGGTGAAACCAAGAAGCCCTCAAACGCTTCATCAGAAGATGACGCTTCTTATCAAGCGGACTCTCCAG GCTGGTCTGGAGGTGACGTTCAGCATCGGAGTTCCAGAGAAGCTGCGTGGAAGCGcatgtctccctctctgctgtgtggGGGGGACCAGTTGAAATTCAGTGCAGAGGGACTAGGGGCCTCTCAGTTTGCAGTGGAAAAGG GAAATGAACCCCCAATCCCTCTGTCACAAGTCCCTCAATCATGTGGCTACGGCATGCAGAAGAACTCCCTCGGGCTCATCCTGTTGGTTCCTTACGACGGCTGCAACATGGTTGTTGAG GATGGACGTTATGTGCTCCCGTTGCGTTGGCATGGAATTCCAGTCTCTCTCTTGTGTCATAAACTTGCGTCTGCCTCAACTGCTGCCCCTGAAAAACCACAACCTCCTACACCCTGGAACTCTCCATCATATCCTTTAGTGCCAATGCCCAATGGGCAGAATCCCCAGATGCCACCGCCCAATGGGCAGAAGCCACAGCCCCCTGTGATATACCCCCAAATACCAACACCAGATGTAATGTACCCTCAGATGCAACCACCCCATGTGAGGCACCCCCAAATGGTCCTGCCCCATTTAATATACTCCCAGATGCTGCCAGAGGGGATGCCACCTCTGACACAGGAAGATATACCTCAGACGCCCCTGAAGTTTGGCCTGGATATGCCCCTGATGGAGGACGATGTACCTCTGGTGCCCTTGGAGATGCCCCTGATTCCCCGGATGCCCCGAATGCATAGTGACCAAAATGGATTGCCCCCCAAAATCCCTCAGTCTTACTTCTTTCTACCGTATGCTAATTACCCATCAGTACCAGAACCTTCAAGAGCCCCCATTGCAACAACTGCAGAGAAACCAGAAATGCCTAAACGTCCTCTATACCCCCCTTTCTACCATCCTTATTATTCTAATTTTCCTCGCCCTGTTCCAGTCACATTGGCACCAACTGCCACAGCAAAGCCAGCACCCAGAGTTCCacaaatgtttccttttccCATGCACCCTTCCTTTCCTTGGTCTGGTTTGCCTCCGCAACCAACTGAAAAACCCACTCTTCCTGCAACTAAACCTCAGCCACAGTATTTTCCTTTTCCGCATTCCTATGAATATTCAGCTCCGAAGCCAGAAACGACAACGACCAAACCGCAGTTTGCATATATGCCTTTTCCATACCAATCTTTCCCCCCTAGAATGGTGCGCCCCCATCCTGCAACAATGATAAAGAACTGA
- the LOC119209689 gene encoding schwannomin-interacting protein 1-like encodes MVHQEKRVYQAQRNERESIRQKLALGSFYDDEPVIYTSCSKNGLSSRLQSGVNLQVCFVNDSSSDKDSDAEDSRTETSLDTPLSPLSKQSSSLSDRDTAEEDSDPLDDCGGFWRVQRRLQEEARVALALARPMARMQVEVERQIQLHRRSPVADLLPHMPHISEGLMKRNLRRGDMRDMSLGQLQVITNDLHSQIQSLNEELVQLLLIRDELHVEQDAMLVDIEDLTRHAHSHQRHQAEKAISK; translated from the exons ATGGTGCACCAGGAGAAACGCGTTTACCAG GCCCAGCGGAATGAGAGAGAGTCCATCAGGCAGAAACTTGCCCTTGGCAGTTTCTATGACGACGAGCCAGTCATCTACACCAGCTGCAGCAAGAACGGCCTATCCTCCCG GCTCCAGAGTGGGGTGAACCTCCAGGTGTGTTTTGTTAATGACAGCAGCAGCGACAAAGACAGCGATGCTGAGGACAGCAGGACAGAGACCAGTCTGGACACACCGCTGTCCCCTCTG AGCAAGCAGAGCTCGTCTCTATCGGACCGGGACACGGCGGAGGAGGACTCGGACCCGCTGGATGACTGCGGGGGGTTCTGGCGGGTGCAGcggaggctgcaggaggaggcccGGGTGGCGTTGGCTCTGGCTCGACCCATGGCCCGtatgcaggtggaggtggagaggcAAATCCAACTGCACAGGCGTTCTCCTGTGGCCGACTTG CTTCCCCACATGCCCCACATCAGCGAGGGCTTGATGAAAAGGAATCTGAGGCGAGGGGACATGAGGGACATGAGTCTAGGACAGCTGCAAGTCATCACAAATGACCTTCACTCCCAGATTCAGA GTCTAAACGAGGAGCTGGTGCAGTTGCTGCTGATCAGGGACGAGCTGCATGTGGAGCAGGACGCCATGCTGGTGGACATAGAGGACCTCACCAG GCACGCTCACAGCCATCAGCGGCACCAAGCCGAGAAAGCCATCTCCAAATAA
- the LOC119203614 gene encoding protein phosphatase 1L isoform X2, producing the protein MVKGKVAEMMQNDRLGGLSVLDAEFSKTWEFKNNNVAVYSIQGRRDHMEDRFEVLTDIANKSHPSIFGIFDGHGGEAAADYVKAHLPESLKQQLQAFEREKRESALSYGSILEQRILTVDREILDKLSANHDEAGTTCLVALLSDRELIVANVGDSRGVLCDKDGNAVALSHDHKPYQLKERKRIKRAGGFISFNGSWRVQGILAMSRSLGDYPLKNLNVVIPDPDIMSFDMDKLQPEFMILASDGLWDAFSNEEAVRFVRERLDEPHFGAKSIVLQSFYRGCPDNITVMVVKFKSGAGGSSKAGE; encoded by the exons ATGGTGAAGGGGAAAGTGGCGGAGATGATGCAGAACGACCGGCTGGGAGGCCTCAGCGTCCTGGACGCCGAGTTCTCCAAAACCTGGGAGTTCAAGAACAACAACGTGGCCGTGTACTCCATACAGGGGAGGCGGGATCACATGGAGGACCGCTTCGAGGTGCTCACCGACATCGCCAACAAGAGCCACCCGTCCATATTCGGGATATTTGACGGTCACGGTGGAGAG GCTGCGGCTGACTATGTGAAGGCCCACCTGCCAGAATccctgaagcagcagctgcaggcctttgagagagagaagagagagagcgccCTCTCTTACGGCAGCATCCTCGAGCAGCGCATCCTCACCGTGGATCGGGAGATACTGGACAAGCTCTCTGCCAACCACGATGAAGCAG GAACGACATGCCTAGTAGCCCTGCTGTCAGACAGAGAACTAATAGTGGCAAACGTGGGAGACTCCCGCGGCGTCTTGTGTGACAAAGATGGAAACGCCGTTGCACTGTCACACGACCACAAGCCGTACCAGCTGAAAGAGCGCAAGAGGATCAAGAGGGCAG GAGGTTTCATCAGTTTTAATGGGTCCTGGAGAGTCCAGGGGATCCTGGCTATGTCCCGCTCTCTAGGGGACTACCCACTTAAAAACCTCAACGTAGTCATCCCCGACCCCGATATCATGAGCTTTGACATGGACAAGCTGCAGCCCGAGTTCATGATCCTGGCCTCAGATGGCCTGTGGGACGCTTTCAGCAACGAGGAGGCCGTCCGGTTCGTCCGCGAGCGCCTGGACGAGCCTCACTTCGGCGCCAAGAGCATCGTCCTGCAGTCTTTCTACCGCGGCTGCCCCGACAACATCACCGTCATGGTGGTGAAGTTCAAAAGTGGCGCTGGGGGGAGCAGTAAGGCGGGGGAGTAG
- the LOC119203556 gene encoding inner ear-specific collagen yields MPSVRLVFLTTLLVVQMATLASSTRTTRMPKPQTTKKPPRAGGSGGAGGGGGFGRATTTTTPSPSSSLQMDETTDVTMDTYSASPTDSTTYSDTFSTEFHTDAIVPPGNAVGNYTLNFNECFFNVCECCPPGMGPAGPMGDSGPPGPQGERGPLGLPGERGETGPRGVPGPAGLPGANGLNGDTGEKGDLGPMGLPGAPGISGKPGERGDQGPRGEKGERGFSGLKGDPGERGEPGLNGSQGDTGREGPIGPPGVAGTKGQKGEQGLSGECSPSEKSNVAERGPPGLRGEMGPPGVNGTDGAKGERGQPGPAGAKGDTGTRGPPGLPGGRGLVGLRGEKGAKGGRGPRGPKGPPGESVEQIRSAFSVGLFPSRSFPPPGLPVKFDKVFYNGEGHWDPTINKFNATYPGVYLFSYHITVRNRPVRAALVVNGIRKLRTRDSLYGQDIDQASNLALMQLNEGDQVWLETLRDWNGVYSSSEDDSTFSGFLLYPDPKDKPTDM; encoded by the exons ATGCCTTCCGTTCGCCTGGTCTTCCTGACCACGCTCCTTGTGGTACAGATGGCCACGCTGGCCTCCAGCACCAGAACCACACGAATGCCCAAACCTCAGACCACCAAGAAGCCCCCTCGAGCTGGTGGCAGCGGCGGCGCAGGTGGGGGTGGAGGATTCGGAcgagccaccaccaccacgaccCCATCTCCTTCTAGCAGCCTGCAGATGGATGAGACAACTGACGTTACAATGGACACTTACTCAGCGTCCCCTACAGACAGCACCACCTACAGCGACACTTTCTCCACCGAGTTCCACACCGATGCCATAGTGCCTCCCGGGAACGCCGTTGGAAACTATACTCTCAACTTCAATGAGTGCTTCTTCAACGTCTGTGAGTGCTGTCCGCCAGGGATGGGCCCCGCAGGGCCCATGGGAGACAGTGGCCCACCAGGGCCACAAGGAGAGAGGGGCCCTTTAG ggttaccaggagagaggggagaaacaGGGCCCCGGGGAGTCCCAGGACCAGCAGGACTACCTGGTGCCAACGGGCTTAATGGTGACACAG GTGAAAAAGGTGATCTAGGACCGATGGGTCTTCCTGGTGCTCCTGGCATCTCAGGAAAACCAGGAGAGAGAG GTGATCAGGGCCccagaggagagaaaggtgaACGTGGTTTCAGCGGTCTGAAAGGTGAcccaggagaaagaggagagccTGGCCTGAATGGGTCTCAGGGCGACACTGGGCGAGAGGGGCCTATAGGTCCCCCCGGGGTAGCTGGGACAAAGGGTCAGAAAGGTGAACAAGGACTTAGTGGCGAGTGTTCGCCAAGCGAGAAAAGTAATGTGGCGGAGCGTGGGCCCCCAGGCCTGAGAGGTGAGATGGGCCCCCCGGGAGTGAATGGAACTGATGGtgcaaagggagagagaggccagcCAGGGCCTGCGGGCGCAAAGGGCGATACCGGTACCAGAGGGCCACCAGGACTTCCAGGAGGAAGGGGCTTGGTAGGcctgaggggggagaagggagctAAGGGCGGGCGTGGGCCCCGGGGCCCAAAAGGCCCACCGGGTGAGAGTGTGGAACAGATTCGCTCTGCCTTCAGTGTGGGCCTGTTTCCCAGCAGGTCCTTCCCTCCGCCCGGCCTGCCTGTGAAGTTTGACAAGGTGTTTTATAACGGGGAGGGTCACTGGGACCCAACCATCAACAAGTTCAACGCCACCTACCCGGGGGTCTACCTATTCAGCTACCACATCACCGTGCGCAACAGGCCAGTGCGTGCCGCCCTAGTGGTTAATGGGATACGGAAGCTGCGAACCCGGGATTCCCTCTACGGCCAGGACATTGATCAGGCGTCCAACCTCGCGCTGATGCAGCTGAATGAAGGCGACCAGGTGTGGCTGGAGACGCTGAGGGACTGGAACGGAGTCTACTCCAGCAGTGAGGACGACAGCACTTTCTCTGGCTTCCTGCTTTACCCGGACCCCAAGGACAAGCCTACTGATATGTGA
- the LOC134105302 gene encoding uncharacterized membrane protein C3orf80, with protein sequence MLFYKYQALSVLALCFLVRKVVCAIRRCGQDICHDHQVCCAQGNNTHAVTCCKQFMDATYYNIAMVTRKLSGVLIMLLLFAAGYFVQRMLCSRSRQLSPPHSGHPAVTTSQEPLVESSAPSSSLDPAPASQLPSYEECKRLPTYEETVCNAGGGPGSNAGQATCMTRTSV encoded by the coding sequence ATGCTTTTCTACAAATACCAAGCACTGTCCGTTTTGGCGCTTTGCTTTCTTGTTCGGAAGGTTGTTTGTGCCATCCGAAGATGTGGACAGGACATTTGTCACGATCACCAGGTCTGCTGCGCGCAGGGGAACAACACCCATGCCGTCACCTGTTGCAAGCAGTTCATGGACGCCACTTACTACAACATCGCCATGGTCACCCGGAAACTTTCTGGGGTACTTATTATGCTGCTTCTCTTCGCCGCGGGATACTTTGTCCAGCGAATGTTGTGTTCCAGATCCAGGCAGCTCAGCCCTCCCCACAGCGGACACCCAGCTGTCACCACATCACAGGAGCCGCTGGTGGAGAGCAGTGCACCGAGCAGCTCGCTGGATCCAGCTCCCGCGTCTCAGCTGCCCTCGTACGAGGAATGCAAACGCCTGCCGACATATGAAGAAACTGTGTGCAACGCGGGCGGGGGACCGGGGTCCAACGCGGGACAGGCTACATGCATGACAAGGACGTCCGTTTGA
- the LOC119209785 gene encoding ADP-ribosylation factor-like protein 14: MGLQWSKQPGAQVLLLGLDDAGKSTLLYKLKHNACVGTVPTIGFNVEMLEGRKNGKNIAVTLWDVGGQRKMREHWPSFYQDVAAVVFVVDSSGRQRLEEARRELENTLRSEHLRGRPLVVVANKQDVDGALTVTEIKDMFDLKKICSDRDWFIQPCSASTGFGVEEAFRRVVQMVK; the protein is encoded by the coding sequence ATGGGACTACAGTGGTCTAAACAACCCGGAGCCCAGGTTCTCCTCCTGGGCCTAGACGACGCTGGGAAATCGACGCTCCTGTACAAATTGAAGCACAACGCCTGCGTCGGCACCGTTCCGACCATCGGCTTCAACGTGGAAATGCTCGAGGGGAGGAAGAACGGAAAGAACATCGCCGTAACCCTGTGGGACGTCGGTGGCCAGAGGAAAATGCGCGAGCACTGGCCTAGTTTCTACCAGGACGTGGCGGCTGTCGTGTTCGTCGTGGACAGCTCGGGCAGGCAGCGCTTGGAGGAGGCGCGCAGGGAGCTGGAGAACACCCTGAGGAGTGAGCACCTGCGGGGCCGTCCGCTGGTTGTAGTCGCCAACAAGCAGGACGTGGACGGCGCTCTGACTGTCACTGAGATCAAGGAcatgtttgacctgaagaagaTCTGCTCAGATCGGGATTGGTTCATTCAGCCTTGTTCCGCGTCGACGGGATTTGGAGTGGAAGAAGCCTTCAGACGAGTGGTTCAAAtggtcaaataa
- the LOC119203614 gene encoding protein phosphatase 1L isoform X1 has translation MIGDTMTLLSLLGRIMRYFLLRPETLFLLCISLALWSYFFHTDEVKTIVKSSRDAVKMVKGKVAEMMQNDRLGGLSVLDAEFSKTWEFKNNNVAVYSIQGRRDHMEDRFEVLTDIANKSHPSIFGIFDGHGGEAAADYVKAHLPESLKQQLQAFEREKRESALSYGSILEQRILTVDREILDKLSANHDEAGTTCLVALLSDRELIVANVGDSRGVLCDKDGNAVALSHDHKPYQLKERKRIKRAGGFISFNGSWRVQGILAMSRSLGDYPLKNLNVVIPDPDIMSFDMDKLQPEFMILASDGLWDAFSNEEAVRFVRERLDEPHFGAKSIVLQSFYRGCPDNITVMVVKFKSGAGGSSKAGE, from the exons ATGATAGGAGACACAATGACGCTCTTGTCTCTTCTGGGTCGGATCATGCGTTATTTTCTCCTCAGGCCGGAGACATTGTTCCTGCTTTGCATAAGTCTGGCGCTGTGGAGCTACTTCTTCCACACGGACGAGGTGAAAACCATCGTCAAGTCCAGCCGGGACGCCGTGAAGATGGTGAAGGGGAAAGTGGCGGAGATGATGCAGAACGACCGGCTGGGAGGCCTCAGCGTCCTGGACGCCGAGTTCTCCAAAACCTGGGAGTTCAAGAACAACAACGTGGCCGTGTACTCCATACAGGGGAGGCGGGATCACATGGAGGACCGCTTCGAGGTGCTCACCGACATCGCCAACAAGAGCCACCCGTCCATATTCGGGATATTTGACGGTCACGGTGGAGAG GCTGCGGCTGACTATGTGAAGGCCCACCTGCCAGAATccctgaagcagcagctgcaggcctttgagagagagaagagagagagcgccCTCTCTTACGGCAGCATCCTCGAGCAGCGCATCCTCACCGTGGATCGGGAGATACTGGACAAGCTCTCTGCCAACCACGATGAAGCAG GAACGACATGCCTAGTAGCCCTGCTGTCAGACAGAGAACTAATAGTGGCAAACGTGGGAGACTCCCGCGGCGTCTTGTGTGACAAAGATGGAAACGCCGTTGCACTGTCACACGACCACAAGCCGTACCAGCTGAAAGAGCGCAAGAGGATCAAGAGGGCAG GAGGTTTCATCAGTTTTAATGGGTCCTGGAGAGTCCAGGGGATCCTGGCTATGTCCCGCTCTCTAGGGGACTACCCACTTAAAAACCTCAACGTAGTCATCCCCGACCCCGATATCATGAGCTTTGACATGGACAAGCTGCAGCCCGAGTTCATGATCCTGGCCTCAGATGGCCTGTGGGACGCTTTCAGCAACGAGGAGGCCGTCCGGTTCGTCCGCGAGCGCCTGGACGAGCCTCACTTCGGCGCCAAGAGCATCGTCCTGCAGTCTTTCTACCGCGGCTGCCCCGACAACATCACCGTCATGGTGGTGAAGTTCAAAAGTGGCGCTGGGGGGAGCAGTAAGGCGGGGGAGTAG